The Topomyia yanbarensis strain Yona2022 chromosome 3, ASM3024719v1, whole genome shotgun sequence nucleotide sequence TATTTTCATCAACAAGAAAGGTACAAATGCCTTACTAGGTGgatgaaaactgaattttctatTTGGTATTTCTactatatttaaaaaatctagttTCGAAAAGTTTCGCAGAACATAGCAGTCATAGTAACTATGCTACGACCCTATGAAAATTAAGAATCCTTCCTGTCCGTGGTATAAGCGGCACCTTTCTTCCAGCAGACCATGATGGCCTTACCAAGTCCAAAGCCGCAGTAACCGGTTCTGACAGTTAAACATTTCGATTAAACTTAGTGCAACGATCTTATTATCTTATTATctcatttttattattattatcacaTTCGAATATTAACACAGCACGCAGCCATAATTATCATAGAAACAGTTTTCAGTTCACTTTTGACGTTTTGCGTGTTTCGAAGAACAGGTGTCTCAGCAGCAAGCACATCGGTTGCTCAATAATAAGGTAAACTACGAGTCCCAGCAGGTACGATGCGAGAACTGTTGCCGCAAATAGCATCAGCATTTTAGGAAAGGACACGTGCACCATCACCGGGATGTAGTTGATCATCCATCGTAGCAGTGGGATATGCAGCACGTACACGCTATACGAAAGTTTTCCCAAACTGGTCATCGATCGCGAGCTGAGAAACCGGCGGAATTGATCTGAAATTAAATAGGAGTGAAGTTTTGGTTATAAACTTATCGAAAATTTTAAAGTTAAAGTCAGTTGGGATGTCTTACCTGGAGGGTTCCGAAAGCAATGAATAAAACACAGCGCTCCGAAAACAATGCCATAGTTATGGTACAACACAAAGTGTAGCGTAGTGGGCCATGATGGGCGAGGAATGTCATATTTGTAGTATAGAAAAGCAGGGATCGGTCCGAGTATGATCATCAATGGACATGCTTTTCTCACTAGATTGTACAGCTGAGGAAGTAGGTGTATTGATTAGGGGGAAATTCTATAATAGTGACGTGATAGTGTCGTACCCTTGAGTTGTCAAGATTCAGCCTGCCATTTCTCGTTTGATGGTATAGGAATCCTGCGATTATTCCAGCAATGTAGGCATGAATGTTACAATAGCTTGTTTGATAGATGTGATTCATGTAGGGTTGGTAGTATAGAAGCAATTTGAGTTCACTGCAATAAGGAGTAAATATGAAACACATGTTACgagttacaaaatatttttgcttaGGTATACAACCGAGAATATAAAGGCCCATattaaaaatatgtttgaaaactcaatcggttcTTTCcagagtcgattcctagtcacACCAGAAGTACCTATCCCAAATTTATACTAAATCGGGCCAgtatagctaccggaccaacaaaGCTTGATGTTTGTATgggttttttaaacattttttggttTATAGTTAGTGAAAACTAGAAAGATAATTCAACTGTGTACAACTTTGCGGAAGACTACAATTCAATAGAGTTTAGTTAGGAGAAGCTATAACATTTTAACGAAGTAATTTCTGAGATAATAAGGTTTAACATCGTATGGTGGTGAATCAGTAGTCGATTCCAAGAACTTTgcaattttgcgaaaaatttgtTGGGTTCAGCAAAATAGTATGATCGAAAgaatttgaataaaattgaaactgAATGGAAGACATGTGACCTTTTTGGTACAAATATAATTTTAGTAACTGATGGATACAGATATCGATTTCGTTTCATCAGTATCCAGTAGACATTCATTCCAACAGGTGTGTACTTGTGTTCATAAGCAAACGACTGACCACGGATAGTTTCCAGCATGCAAAACAGTTCAGTTTGCTGATAAGACGCTGTGAGGTGATCTCTAAATAGCCCGATTTATTGACGCCATCTTATTATTGAGGAATACTTGTTGAAAATTCCCGGGCCCCGTATTGGTGGAGAAACGCtatgtgggaagctgagctgcaagcaaccgggcgggttataggtggtggataatgcttagtcgcgatagcaactagttgtgattcgcgacccgaaccagtaGCGGgagctgactgcgggtgtggtaggacgaggttaTGGGCCCTACACGTTCTAGGCTTAAATACCACATGctctaaagcagccctgacaaggcgagctaGCGCCGCCTtcaaataagcgcttagcccaaatctctCTCCTCCCGTgatccttcagcgttactgcaaggTTGGCGCAGGCCTAGCTAGCCGCCCATAAAAATACCATGCTCAGGAAGTTCAACAAGAAATTTCGGATGGACAAATTTGGCACAGACGTACGCAACGGAAACGGACAAGAGACTAGAAACTTGggacatggaactgcaggtcgCTTAACTTTATCGGGAGCACTCGCATACTTGCCGATATAGTGAAAGATCGCAAGTTCGACATTGTTGCGCTGCAGGAGGTGTGTTGGAAGGGGTCTACGGTGTAGGTCTTTCGCAGGAACCACACCATCTACCAACTGCGGCAGTACACACGAGCTGGGAACAGCTTTTATGGTAGTGGAGGAGATGCAAAAGCGTGTGATCGGATGGTGGCCGGTCAGCGacagaatgtgcaggttgaggatcaaggcaagtcttcaacatcagcataattaACGTTCATAGTCCCCACCTCGGATGTAGCGATGATGACAAGGACGAATTCTACGCGCAGCTGGAGCgtggatacgatcgctgcccaAGACATGATGTCACGATCGTCATCATTAAGGTCGCTCAGGTTGGCCAGGAGGTGGAATACAGACCGGTAATTGGAAGGTTCAGCGCCCACCAGCAGACGAACGAGAACGGCCTTAgactaatcgatttcgccacctccaagaacatggccataaggagcaccttcttccaacaccgcctcctgcaccgatgcacctggagatcaccgcaacaaacagagacgcaaattgatcatgttctgattgatggacggcacttctcggaCATTATCGATGTAAGGACCTCTCGGGGCGGTAACATCGACTTGGACCACTATGTGGTGATGGTTAAACTGCGTCTAAAACTATCCGTATCCGTAGTGAACAGTGTAAGATACCGGCGCTCGCCGCGGTGTAACCTGGACCGACTGAGGGAAACCAATGTCGCGACAACGTACGCGCAGCTTCTTGAAGCAGCGCTGCCACCGGAGAAGGAACTCATCGATGCTCCCCTTGAGGACTTCTGGACCAGGACTAAAGCAGCCATAAGCAGCACTGCGGAGAGCGTCCTGGGATACGTACAGAGGagtcgacggaacgattggttcgatggcgagtgtcaagagatattggacgaggagaatgcagcacgcgcagcgatgttgcttcaagccactCGTCAGAACATGGAGTCATATCGACGGAAGCGAAAACAGCATACTCGCCGCCTGGAAGAGTCTGAGAGAGAGAGGAGATGGAGCTGCTGTATCGCTCTCAGGAAACGCGGGCTCTCTTCAAGAAGCTAAATGACTCTCGCAACGGTTTTGTGCCGCGGCCCGAAATGTATAGAGACAAGGGAGGTGGCATCTTGacggacgaacgtgaggtggtcgaaaggtggAGGCAGTACTACAATGAAGATCTGAATGGTGCGCAAGCGGACAATCGGGCGTTCGAGGAGGACTATTATGTCAGTATCGCAGCCGATGGGAATGTACCGGCGcccactatgaatgaggttaacgaggctattcaacagctcaagaacaacaaggcagctggtaaggatggtctagaagcggaactcttcaaggtgggtctggagaaactgacggaaagcatgcaccgaataatcgaaagaatctgggacagagaacagctaccggaggagtggaaggaagagctcatcaccccgatatacaagaaaggcgacaaattggactgtgaaaactacTGAGCGATCACAGGGACAAatgacacggtggaccgtgtggagctatggaaaatgatggacgagaacggcttccctgggaagctgacaagactgattaaggctacgatggatggtgtaaggtgttgtgtcaaaatttcgggcgtCCTCTCGGatccgtttgaaacacgcagaggactaagacaaggcgatgggttgtcctgcctgctgttcaatatagcgctgggtggtgtaatgcgaagagcggggttcaacatACGGGGCTCGATTTTCACGAGGTCTGGACAGTTCGTGTacttcgctgacgacgtggacataatcggtagaaacaaggagacggtagcagatctgtatagCCAACagaagcgcgaagcagcacgagtaggactgaagataaatgtgtctaagacgaagtacatgctggctggcggaaccgatcgtgatagggaacgcttgggcagtagtattacgatcgacggagatgagttcgaggtggttgacgagttcatctatctaggctaatttgtgactgcggacaataacaccagccgggagatcagaaggcgtattatgTTTGGAAGTtgtgcttactatgggctctacaaaactttgagatccaggaagcttcaccaccgcacgaaatgtaaaacacactgattagaccggtggttctctacgggcacgaaacgtggacattgctcgaggaggatctgcaagcactctaaatcttcgaaagaagggtcctgagaacgatcttcggttGTGTGCAGGgggatggcgtgtggaggagaaggatgaactatgaacttgcgcgactctatggtgagcaaagtatccggaaagtagctcaagctggaagggtacggtgggcggggcatgttgtgaggatgccggacaacaaccccaccaagttgggtttcacctccaacccggcaggtacaagacggagaggagcgcagcgtttCCGGTGGCTAGACTAAGTGGACTAAGGAACCTagcgagtatcgggcacctaagaggttggagacaagcagcaactgaccgagtgacgtggcggaatattgtggaacagattaaattaTATTAATATGATGTACAATCAGGAAATATATACTTGTTGAAAATCTTTTTCATTAATCTTGTACTTATATCGAAGAGTGTCCAAACCTCCAATAAcaaaatacacacacacacacaaatacaTACCACAATCTCGTGGGCAGTACCGGATCCAGTTTCAAAAAGTGAACCAATCCTGCTGGTATGACTACCGCAGCTATGACAACCACCCACAGTAAAGCCTTGGTTTTCTTCGGGAACTTCCAAATGAGTGCCAGTAGAAACAATACACCAAAGAACAGTTGCTGATCTGCACCCAGATACCAACCGTGGAGAAAACACATCTCCTCATCCGAAGGCAGATTGTTCACAAACAGGAAATTCTTCCATCCATGTCTCCAGCAAATACGTTGCTCCAAAGTTATGGCTTTCTGTCCGTTAGGACTAAGTTGTTCATCTACCAGCCCATCTCCAACCAGGGTTaacagcagaaaaaaatagtacaCCGGTAGTAACCGGATCAATCGGTTGATTATTTTGGTCCGGAAGTATCCTGAGTCGAGTGTGGGATTTTTCTGAATATCCCTCAGGAAGTTTACCGTCAACAGCATACCGGATATGACGAAAAAGTTTTGCACGCTTATCGGCGTCGTAGCGGTTAACAGTATCGTGAAAGGATGTTTGATTACCTGGAAATGTAGAAATTTAGATAGTGTATTGAATTGAATTCTTGAACCCGTGGATTGCCTACGCTTTCAATGAAACCTGGATTATTTTGTGGTATGAATACGCTCACCAACAAGCAATGAATGGCCAATGTGAATATGTTGATTAATACGCGTAGTCCATCGATATATCCAAAATCTCGGTAGAGTTCAGTCTTAGGTTCCTGTAAAAGTCGTACCCAGTTCCGTTGCACGGCAAAGGAAGACACGACCACATTTTCTGAAATAGGAACGATGCATGatcatgtcattcattttaatttATAATTACCTTTAAGATGGCGATCTGCGAATTGATCTATTGCACTGGCGCCTATCGTAGCTATAGTGATTATAATAACAATTGCCAAAaataaaactgtcagccaatcTGAAAGAGGAAAGCTATCAAAATTAAACAATTCAATTTCTTTGTTGAATGCGGTTGCACACCTATACCAGCATTTCGTTGTTCAGGCGAATCGTCACGGATGCAATATTGAATTTCCGAGTGACCAAACTGGGTGTGGTTGTAGTCTCGCTGCAGTCGGTTGTTTACACATGCATTCAGCAAGTTTCCGTACGTCAAATAGTAGGGTTCCACCCTTTCCGGCCAGTAGTTGTTAGGAACCATGTACTGCAGAAGAAATGGGGACAACAATATACGGTTACATGGTTAAATGATACAAAAGGGGAACCCCCTTGCTTGGCCCTCGTAAAAGCTCCAGGAAACCTATCTTAGTAAAACAAATTGACCAGATCGATTTTCAGAATAACTACGTTTCATTTCTATATTCGAAAGGTAAAAAAATCCGAGGATTTGTGATGTGTGATCGCACCCCTTCAACTCATAGCTCCGGAACAAGAACTCCCATCcacatgaaattcaatagtagtTAATAGAAATGCCAGGTAGCTTTTGTTTGAGTTTAACTTTCATTTCTGACAAACAGGTACGGATTTAATTCAGGAACTTAGTCACTTGACTGaagcttccggatccgtcgatgatgGCTAAAGTGATCAAAGACAGTTTTGTTGAGCATCAGTGAGCTGATGCTATAAATCCAACCTATTTGATATATATATTCCATTAAATTATGCTTCATTTAGATAACATGGTTGTGGTGTATATGACGTGAAAAATATAATGCAAAGCAAACTATATAACAGTGTGGGGCATATGACATAAAAAATCTAATGCAAACCaaactacacagaaaaaaatattttgtaatttgaagtttattttcatgcacatatttggatcatgaatataaatgtaaaattaagttccaccacaaatacacacgacttgtcgtgcttccttcaacaaattttactataattttacacgtggattgaaaattacagttcctttaaacggaaaatcaatgcacttcaatgtatttttactcgaatactgctgtaaaatgaatgacatgtaatattacacgaatgaaagtgtaaaattgattttaacgtaatttttaatcaaattttggattcaatcgttgtatgtttacattcgtattgatttacatgtcgtttaaatttataTAACAATAATAATCATTAGGTGATTTTCTGATATATTCTCGCGGCGAACTGAGCGAAATTCATTCAATAGTTTTTATTCAGTGTAAACGAAACACAACTTTCTTAAGCACGCGACGAACGCTACCGAAAGTTGAAAAACGAGAACGACGAGAACAAGCACGAACACGAACGATACCCCACAATGCAATGGTGACACccaaggagcttttattctaTTGTGACAAAGGCGAGAGTTGAGTTGGCAACtgaggggggcgtctggtgtaaagttctcaaaccgaaagttatttcaactacttaggctgtgaaccatttggtgaaatttttaacttttagttaaaatctgacacttcgaaagttatttgcaaaataaccctactctggagcatggttaaaattgacagagcgatagttaagtttgacagctcgatggttaaaatttttcccatgatgcagaataaaaaggtggaaacattttctgtacctaattgaggttgtcaatatttttcaatacaaaattaagggatgaaaatggaaacgataacgtgttgtgttaagatttgtttgtGTTATTTCAGGATGTGGATGATTACTTTTCGTggctatgactgtcatacttaatgtaataagaaaaaaactaattttaaaacatcgacaaatgttcacacctctaccaatttgtggtcatcgcagctgtcaattctaaataactatccatatgtcaacttttgaaatggttcgctctctcggttaaatttttccattcaagagaaaataactttcgaactgccaaattttaactaaaagttaaagaaaatcgccaaatggttcacagccttagtagttagttctttcagcagggttacagcaccactcctcgacacacctaCAGTTCTccaatttctgcatggcagtcaggctgtgagtcgagactagtgctcctcccctacgaagacaatctgggcggcaaattTCAGATTATccaattcaccgagcccttcggctcctttgtgccattcagcaccatGGCTCGGCTACCTTGTGCCAGTTAGTACCGCAACTCCCTTatcgcaccattcagcgccatttactcgttaagctcccgacttgttcgcgaactactccgTCTAGCCCCCGACGGTGGACTTAGCCTACTCAGACGGAGAGTTTCCCGACGAGAGAAGTTCTACCGAAACCGatccaaccagccaggtgtcgaggtcagttcggcgattccggtggagcagggcgtccggttcgctggtgccccgatggcccgcgactggtggtgtctcttcGCGGTCTACtaagtctagtccccggcggtgaatctagcttacaccgacaaagagttccccgacgaaggaagttctcccgataccgattcttctttgattttagcaccacaatttcttaagccctttggctccctctCGCTCCATTTCGttctactttcccgatgagtGATTCAGCTCCCACCCTCACTTGtttgcgaactactcggtctactCCCCAACAATGGTTCAAGCCTGTTCTCCtgaaaccgagcggtagatttctcctgataccgatgttcgtttctgtgacatttagctctccgcgtcctcccgatctactcgatctagtgcCCAGCGATGggtctagcctactcaacgggccatccagtaggtgctgaggtctatccggcgattccgggaggagcgtaacttccagttcaccagcgccccaacgacccactgcgaGCTGTGCGACGCGGTCtgctcggtctaatccccggcggtggatctagcctactaaCGAGCAACCCGGTGGGGAGTCGAGATCGGTTCGgcaattccggtgaagcttgacgtccgattcacaggtgccccgacgacccaaactcggtgctacatcatgtactactcaactggtccccggcgat carries:
- the LOC131692428 gene encoding regulator of hypoxia-inducible factor 1-like; translated protein: MQPSGSNATRMTSRWAQFLLLVASANCSLSSTIIPPLYRYDDYKQCLQSNSTAVFCVLVVNHKTDTVDPLDLIRIETGFRRNELEWGVCVADCVEELAGVSESERQRLYYPKFTINHRYMVPNNYWPERVEPYYLTYGNLLNACVNNRLQRDYNHTQFGHSEIQYCIRDDSPEQRNAGIDWLTVLFLAIVIIITIATIGASAIDQFADRHLKENVVVSSFAVQRNWVRLLQEPKTELYRDFGYIDGLRVLINIFTLAIHCLLVSVFIPQNNPGFIESVIKHPFTILLTATTPISVQNFFVISGMLLTVNFLRDIQKNPTLDSGYFRTKIINRLIRLLPVYYFFLLLTLVGDGLVDEQLSPNGQKAITLEQRICWRHGWKNFLFVNNLPSDEEMCFLHGWYLGADQQLFFGVLFLLALIWKFPKKTKALLWVVVIAAVVIPAGLVHFLKLDPVLPTRLCELKLLLYYQPYMNHIYQTSYCNIHAYIAGIIAGFLYHQTRNGRLNLDNSRLYNLVRKACPLMIILGPIPAFLYYKYDIPRPSWPTTLHFVLYHNYGIVFGALCFIHCFRNPPDQFRRFLSSRSMTSLGKLSYSVYVLHIPLLRWMINYIPVMVHVSFPKMLMLFAATVLASYLLGLVVYLIIEQPMCLLLRHLFFETRKTSKVN